A genomic segment from Cyprinus carpio isolate SPL01 chromosome A4, ASM1834038v1, whole genome shotgun sequence encodes:
- the LOC109078165 gene encoding GTPase IMAP family member 4-like, whose product MESEYEGDSQDLRIVLLGVSGAGKSAIGNAILGREAFKESTTRKSELQTGRVKDKDISIIDTPGFFNTQLTDEEMKNEMMRSMYLSHPGPHVFLLIINLENFEEEQRNIVEKTQEIFGAQAFKFTMVLVTGREKMSRREWMLFILDTKFRELISHCRDNYHAINSKNEMNQTQITELLQKIDETIKQNNHQHYNNEIYLKSRTNSIRIKKNLEEEKTDKGKETETKQQKAKSAPDTFITHNVMEERMTHTFTEQENERINEQQTAKE is encoded by the exons ATGGAATCAGAATATGAAG GCGATTCACAGGACCTGAGGATTGTGCTGCTGGGAGTCTCTGGTGCTGGAAAGAGTGCCATAGGAAATGCAATACTGGGTCGAGAGGCATTTAAAGAGAGCACAACCAGAAAGAGTGAGTTACAGACAGGAAGAGTAAAAGACAAAGACATCTCCATCATCGACACTCCAGGATTCTTCAACACTCAGCTGACTGATGAAGAGATGAAGAATGAAATGATGAGGAGTATGTATCTCTCTCATCCTGGTCCTCACGTGTTCCTGCTCATCATCAACCTGGAAAACTTTGAGGAGGAGCAGAGGAACATTGTGGAAAAGACTCAGGAGATCTTTGGAGCTCAAGCTTTTAAGTTCACCATGGTTCTGGTCACTGGAAGAGAAAAAATGTCAAGGAGAGAATGGATGCTCTTTATACTTGATACAAAGTTTCGAGAGCTGATCAGTCACTGCAGAGATAATTATCATGCAATCAACAGTAAAAATGAGATGAATCAAACTCAAATCACAGAGCTTCTGCAGAAGATTGATGAAACCATCAAACAGAATAATCACcagcattacaataatgagaTTTACTTAAAGTCTCGAACAAATAGCAtaagaataaagaaaaatctaGAGGAAGAAAAAACAGACAAAGGAAAAGAGACAGAAACGAAACAACAGAAAGCAAAATCAGCTCCAGATACTTTCATAACCCACAATGTAATGGAAGAGAGAATGACACACACATTTACTgaacaagaaaatgaaagaattaaTGAACAACAAACAGCAAAAGAATAA
- the LOC109068578 gene encoding GTPase IMAP family member 9-like, with translation MSDVCVVLVGLDLVWVGWERILFGGKAFKEELSSESVTEKCKRRQKTVDCRNISVIDTPGLYDTSVSKGKLKNEIVKCVEMSVPGPHAFLLVIRLDVRFTEEEKNTVKWIQENFGEEAARYTIILFTRGDQLKMSIEKFLTKNKQINDLVRQCGGRYHVFNNTDKNPAQVTELFKKIDIMVMKNGGEHYTNEMYKQAQKNIMMKKVEETALVGVSVAGVGAAVAGGAALVAATGGVALPVVLMAGGAALTGGSSAKVIADKFRRIKC, from the coding sequence atgtctgATGTTTGTGTTGTTCTGGTTGGGTTGGATTTGGTATGGGTGGGGTGGGAAAGGATACTATTTGGTGGAAAGGCATTTAAGGAAGAACTTTCTTCTGAATCTGTGACTGAGAAATGCAAGAGACGTCAGAAGACAGTGGATTGTCGAAACATCTCAGTGATCGACACTCCAGGACTGTATGATACATCAGTCAGTAAAGGGAAACTGAAGAATGAAATAGTGAAGTGTGTAGAAATGTCTGTTCCTGGTCCTCATGCGTTCCTGCTGGTCATCAGACTGGACGTGAGATTCACAGAAGAGGAGAAAAACACAGTGAAATGGATTCAGGAAAACTTTGGAGAAGAAGCTGCACGTTACACTATCATTCTGTTCACTAGAGGAGATCAGCTAAAAATGTCTATAGAGAAGTTTCTCACCAAAAACAAGCAGATTAATGATCTAGTTAGACAGTGTGGAGGCAGGTATCACGTATTtaataacactgataaaaatCCAGCACAGGTTACTGAACTGTTCAAGAAAATAGACATAATGGTGATGAAGAATGGAGGAGAGCATTACACAAATGAGATGTACAAGCAAGCTCAGAaaaatataatgatgaaaaaggtTGAAGAGACAGCTTTAGTGGGAGTGAGTGTGGCAGGTGTAGGAGCAGCAGTTGCAGGAGGTGCAGCATTAGTTGCTGCTACTGGAGGAGTGGCTCTGCCTGTAGTTTTAATGGCAGGAGGAGCAGCTCTAACAGGAGGATCAAGTGCTAAAGTTATTGCAGATAAATTTAGGAGGATCAAGTGCTAA